Proteins encoded together in one Oceanobacillus iheyensis HTE831 window:
- a CDS encoding helix-turn-helix domain-containing protein, whose amino-acid sequence MDKKRIGRRIKAFRKLKGYTQIQFAQEMKLSTSKLGNIERGTKQPSDQLLAEIAEKLSISKEELVLENSVTRLEEN is encoded by the coding sequence ATGGATAAGAAGCGAATCGGAAGAAGAATAAAAGCTTTTCGTAAATTAAAAGGCTACACACAAATACAATTTGCTCAAGAGATGAAGCTATCCACTTCAAAACTAGGAAATATTGAAAGAGGTACAAAGCAGCCTTCCGACCAATTATTAGCTGAGATTGCTGAAAAGCTATCCATTTCTAAAGAAGAGCTTGTATTAGAGAACAGTGTAACTCGTCTTGAGGAAAACTAG
- the folB gene encoding dihydroneopterin aldolase — MDKIIIKQMQFYGYHGLFPEENKLGQRFNVDLELHVPLDKAGISDDMNESIHYGQAYETVKKVVEGPSYNLIEAVAEGISKELFASFSLLNACLVRVVKPDPPIPGHYQSVAVEIYREREK, encoded by the coding sequence ATGGATAAAATCATTATAAAACAAATGCAATTTTATGGTTATCATGGACTTTTTCCAGAAGAAAATAAACTAGGACAACGGTTTAATGTAGATCTTGAATTACATGTTCCTTTAGATAAGGCGGGAATATCGGATGACATGAATGAGTCCATCCATTATGGGCAGGCTTATGAAACTGTAAAAAAAGTCGTTGAAGGTCCTTCATATAATCTAATTGAAGCAGTAGCTGAGGGAATCTCTAAGGAGTTATTTGCATCCTTTTCATTATTGAATGCTTGTTTAGTGAGAGTAGTAAAACCAGACCCGCCAATTCCGGGGCATTATCAATCTGTTGCTGTAGAAATTTATAGGGAGAGGGAAAAATGA
- the lysS gene encoding lysine--tRNA ligase, which yields MSEELNEHMQVRRDKLAEHMEKGLDPFGGKFERSHQATDLIEKYDSYSKEELEETTDEVTIAGRLMTKRGKGKAGFAHIQDLSGQIQLYVRKDMIGDDAYEVFKSADLGDIVGVTGVMFKTNVGEISVKAKQFQLLTKSLRPLPEKYHGLKDIEQRYRQRYLDLITNPDSRGTFVSRSKIIQSMREYLNGQGFLEVETPMMHSIPGGASARPFITHHNALDIELYMRIAIELHLKRLMVGGLEKVYEIGRVFRNEGVSTRHNPEFTMIELYEAYADYHDIMELTENLVAHIAKQVHGSTTITYGEHEINLEPKWTRLHIVDAVKDATGVDFWKEVSDEEARALAKEHGVQVTESMSYGHVVNEFFEQKVEETLIQPTFIHGHPVEISPLAKKNKEDERFTDRFELFIVGREHANAFSELNDPIDQRARFEAQVKERAEGNDEAHYMDEDFLEALEYGMPPTGGLGIGVDRLVMLLTNSPSIRDVLLFPQMRTK from the coding sequence ATGTCAGAAGAGTTAAATGAACATATGCAGGTTCGAAGAGATAAATTGGCAGAACACATGGAAAAAGGGTTGGATCCATTTGGTGGTAAATTCGAACGTAGCCATCAGGCTACAGATCTTATTGAAAAATATGATTCCTATTCAAAAGAAGAATTAGAGGAAACTACAGATGAAGTTACCATTGCTGGACGATTAATGACAAAGCGTGGAAAAGGAAAAGCTGGATTTGCTCATATTCAAGATTTAAGTGGACAAATTCAATTATATGTACGAAAAGATATGATCGGTGACGATGCTTATGAAGTGTTTAAGTCGGCAGATTTAGGAGATATCGTCGGCGTTACTGGTGTTATGTTTAAAACAAATGTAGGAGAAATATCTGTTAAAGCAAAACAATTTCAACTATTAACGAAATCCTTACGACCTTTACCAGAAAAGTATCATGGATTAAAGGATATTGAACAGCGTTATCGTCAACGTTATCTGGACTTAATTACAAATCCTGATAGTAGAGGAACTTTTGTATCTCGTAGTAAAATCATTCAGTCGATGAGAGAGTATTTAAACGGACAAGGCTTTTTAGAAGTTGAAACACCGATGATGCATAGTATTCCTGGTGGAGCTTCTGCCCGTCCATTTATTACACATCATAACGCTTTAGATATAGAATTGTATATGCGAATAGCTATTGAATTACACCTAAAACGTTTAATGGTTGGCGGACTAGAAAAAGTGTATGAAATAGGGCGCGTTTTCCGAAATGAAGGAGTATCTACAAGGCACAACCCTGAATTCACGATGATTGAGCTATATGAAGCGTACGCTGATTATCATGACATTATGGAACTTACAGAGAATCTCGTAGCTCATATTGCAAAACAAGTCCATGGTTCAACAACAATTACTTATGGAGAACATGAAATTAATCTAGAGCCAAAATGGACAAGACTGCATATCGTAGATGCTGTTAAAGATGCTACAGGTGTGGATTTTTGGAAAGAAGTTTCAGATGAGGAAGCTCGAGCACTTGCTAAAGAGCATGGTGTGCAAGTAACTGAATCTATGAGTTATGGACATGTGGTTAATGAATTTTTTGAACAAAAAGTAGAAGAGACTCTTATTCAACCTACATTTATACACGGACATCCAGTGGAAATTTCTCCACTTGCAAAGAAAAATAAAGAAGATGAGCGATTCACAGATCGTTTTGAGTTGTTTATTGTAGGAAGAGAACATGCGAATGCGTTTAGTGAATTGAATGATCCAATTGACCAACGCGCTCGTTTTGAGGCTCAAGTAAAAGAAAGAGCAGAAGGAAACGATGAAGCACATTATATGGATGAGGATTTCTTAGAAGCACTTGAATATGGAATGCCACCAACTGGAGGACTCGGTATTGGTGTTGACCGCTTAGTAATGTTATTAACAAACTCACCATCCATTCGTGACGTATTACTTTTCCCGCAAATGCGTACAAAGTAA
- a CDS encoding CtsR family transcriptional regulator → MSNISDIIEQYLKKVLQSQGKDVIEIKRSEIADQFQCVPSQINYVINTRFTIEKGYIVESKRGGGGYIRIMRIQHQSQSVLIDEIIQLIGDSIPQRSAIDILERLLEEDLVTEREAKLMVSAIDRTTLAFQLPIRDEIRARILISMLTTLKYLNK, encoded by the coding sequence ATGAGCAATATATCTGACATAATCGAGCAGTATTTAAAGAAAGTTTTACAATCACAAGGAAAAGATGTTATTGAAATTAAACGAAGTGAGATTGCGGATCAATTTCAATGTGTACCATCTCAAATTAATTATGTAATTAATACAAGATTTACAATAGAGAAAGGATATATTGTTGAGAGTAAACGTGGTGGCGGTGGATATATTCGGATAATGCGAATTCAGCATCAAAGTCAGTCTGTATTAATTGATGAGATTATACAATTAATTGGTGACTCTATCCCACAGCGATCAGCAATTGATATTTTGGAAAGATTACTGGAAGAGGATTTAGTTACTGAACGAGAAGCTAAACTGATGGTTTCAGCAATTGATAGAACGACACTTGCGTTTCAATTACCAATTAGAGATGAAATTCGTGCTCGAATTTTAATCTCTATGTTAACAACACTTAAATATTTGAATAAATAA
- the folK gene encoding 2-amino-4-hydroxy-6-hydroxymethyldihydropteridine diphosphokinase, whose product MNEAYVALGTNIEPRENFINQALQFLDDHPNITIKEKSSIYETAPVGYTEQSNFLNMVVQVMTSLSANELLDACQWIEQELGRVRTIRFGPRTIDLDILTYNQENSTVERLMLPHPRMHERAFVLIPLQEIAPGYIIPVKNKTVDSYVNELPETEKKDVKRWIRSESEEE is encoded by the coding sequence ATGAATGAAGCTTATGTAGCCTTAGGCACAAATATTGAACCGCGAGAAAACTTTATTAATCAAGCACTGCAATTTTTGGATGACCACCCAAACATAACCATTAAGGAAAAGTCTTCTATATATGAAACGGCGCCTGTAGGTTACACAGAACAATCCAACTTTTTAAATATGGTAGTGCAAGTAATGACGAGTTTATCCGCAAATGAACTATTAGATGCATGTCAATGGATTGAACAGGAGTTAGGAAGAGTAAGAACGATTCGATTTGGTCCTCGTACAATCGACCTTGACATTTTGACGTATAATCAAGAAAATAGTACAGTAGAAAGATTGATGTTGCCGCATCCTAGAATGCATGAACGCGCATTTGTTTTGATACCACTTCAAGAAATCGCACCAGGCTATATAATCCCTGTGAAAAATAAAACAGTGGATTCTTATGTCAATGAACTTCCTGAGACAGAGAAAAAGGATGTAAAAAGATGGATAAGAAGCGAATCGGAAGAAGAATAA
- a CDS encoding MgtC/SapB family protein, whose product MTSLVEYLVGEDFLVIAGRLFIALILSGLIGFEREINNHSAGFRTHILVGVGSCLMMILSLFGFLSFMEMHDNVQFDPARIPSYVISGIGFLGAGTIIVYGGTIRGLTTAASIWTVAGIGLVIGAGMYSVAIVATLIILVSLIFLNQIENLFPKYKSSNFLEIIASDGFHLSRAVEVIEKYHFTVKRVEIQTLEGGQRKIHVWTNIRKNNELMNVFDEISNMDSVQNVSKLN is encoded by the coding sequence ATGACTTCCTTAGTGGAATATTTAGTAGGAGAAGATTTTTTAGTTATTGCTGGTAGATTATTCATTGCATTAATATTATCTGGGTTAATTGGTTTTGAACGTGAAATTAATAATCATTCAGCAGGTTTTCGAACACATATATTAGTGGGTGTTGGATCTTGTCTAATGATGATTTTATCACTTTTTGGATTTTTGAGTTTTATGGAAATGCATGATAATGTTCAATTTGACCCAGCACGTATTCCTTCTTATGTCATTAGTGGAATAGGTTTTCTAGGGGCTGGAACTATTATAGTATATGGAGGTACAATACGAGGCCTTACTACAGCAGCATCTATTTGGACTGTAGCAGGTATTGGTTTGGTAATTGGTGCAGGTATGTATAGTGTCGCTATTGTAGCTACCCTTATTATTCTTGTGAGTTTAATTTTCCTAAATCAAATAGAAAATCTTTTTCCAAAGTATAAGTCTAGCAACTTCTTAGAAATCATTGCTTCTGATGGATTTCATCTATCTAGAGCTGTAGAAGTAATTGAAAAATATCATTTTACCGTGAAACGGGTTGAGATTCAAACACTTGAAGGTGGACAAAGAAAAATACATGTTTGGACCAATATAAGAAAAAATAACGAATTGATGAATGTATTCGATGAAATATCCAATATGGACTCTGTCCAAAATGTATCTAAACTAAATTAA
- the folP gene encoding dihydropteroate synthase, with protein sequence MNIRTKKRTLNVSKRTHIMGILNVTPDSFSDGGNYSTVNKAVDQALQLEKQGADMIDIGGESTRPGYTPISAEEELNRIIPVIRILKDKLSIPISVDTFKAETARKVLEAGADMINDIWGAKKDPDMAKVVAEYNVPIILMHNRKEEDYSDFMEDVKSDLLESIQIAKDAGISEDNIIIDPGVGFAKSMEQNMEVVRELHQLVNLGYPVLLATSRKRFIGHVLDVPAADRDVGTAATTVIGVQQGAHIVRVHNVHINAEAAKVADAIYGKRSL encoded by the coding sequence TTGAATATTCGAACGAAGAAACGAACATTAAATGTTTCTAAACGAACACATATCATGGGCATACTAAATGTAACTCCGGATTCTTTTTCAGATGGAGGGAACTATTCAACTGTTAATAAAGCTGTCGACCAAGCTTTGCAATTAGAAAAGCAAGGGGCGGATATGATTGATATAGGAGGAGAATCGACACGACCAGGCTACACTCCAATCTCTGCCGAAGAGGAGTTGAATCGAATTATTCCAGTTATTCGAATCCTTAAAGACAAATTAAGTATTCCGATATCGGTGGATACGTTTAAAGCAGAGACAGCTAGAAAAGTGTTAGAAGCAGGAGCAGATATGATCAATGATATATGGGGAGCAAAAAAGGATCCAGATATGGCGAAGGTTGTAGCAGAATATAATGTTCCAATTATTTTAATGCATAATCGTAAAGAAGAAGATTATAGTGATTTCATGGAAGACGTAAAATCCGATTTATTGGAAAGTATTCAAATTGCAAAAGATGCAGGGATTAGCGAGGATAACATTATTATTGATCCTGGTGTAGGTTTTGCAAAAAGCATGGAACAGAATATGGAAGTAGTACGAGAGTTACATCAATTAGTTAATCTAGGTTATCCGGTACTATTAGCCACTTCACGTAAAAGGTTTATTGGACATGTATTAGATGTACCTGCAGCTGATCGTGATGTTGGTACTGCTGCTACTACAGTAATTGGAGTACAGCAAGGAGCTCATATAGTACGAGTGCATAATGTACATATCAATGCAGAAGCTGCCAAGGTCGCAGATGCTATCTATGGGAAAAGGAGTCTTTAG
- a CDS encoding UvrB/UvrC motif-containing protein: MECQECHENPATLHFKHVINGEERKLSLCETCAKKKGYVTFPEEGYSLHDLLTGLFNVETLNMNSTSANQTKQLKEVTCSSCGMTFSEFKKIGKFGCANCYSSFAQKVEPIFRRVHAGNTKHNGKIPKRTGTNLKTRRQIEMYKQELKKFIDDEEFEKAAEYRDKIKALQAKASQEDDSKEGDDQ; encoded by the coding sequence TTGGAATGCCAAGAATGTCATGAAAACCCAGCGACACTTCACTTTAAACATGTAATTAATGGAGAGGAAAGAAAGTTAAGTCTGTGTGAGACGTGTGCAAAGAAAAAAGGTTATGTTACATTTCCTGAAGAAGGGTATTCCCTGCATGACTTACTCACTGGATTATTTAATGTAGAGACATTAAATATGAATTCAACAAGTGCCAATCAAACGAAACAGTTAAAAGAAGTGACATGCTCTTCATGTGGCATGACTTTTTCTGAGTTTAAAAAAATAGGAAAATTCGGTTGTGCTAATTGTTATTCTTCATTTGCACAAAAAGTTGAACCAATATTTCGCAGGGTTCATGCGGGAAATACTAAGCATAACGGAAAGATTCCTAAACGTACAGGAACAAACTTAAAAACTAGACGACAGATTGAAATGTATAAACAAGAATTAAAAAAGTTTATTGATGATGAAGAGTTTGAAAAAGCGGCTGAATATAGAGATAAGATTAAGGC